Sequence from the Salvelinus namaycush isolate Seneca chromosome 24, SaNama_1.0, whole genome shotgun sequence genome:
TGTGATGTTAAAGACATGTTAAAAACTTACCAGTGTTACTTTCTATACAATGATCTCTAAACGCTCCAAACGGCACGTTACTAAGGTTTTATTATCTGAATATTTTACGTCCAATGATTTCAGAATTGACCAATGACATCTGAGGGTATTCAGAGTACATCACTGTTCACTATTTAAAGCTTCATCAGAAAGCTTCATCAGAAATGTTAACATCTTCATGTATAGTCAACAGCACTAATGTATACAATATTCCATATTTTGACCTTTGGCTGCAGTAACATGACCAACATATTACACATATTAATTTCTGTAATTGTGAACAATGCCTTGTCTTTCAAATGCTTGGACAAGATGCCAATGCAAGAATCATTCACTGCTCTGTAACAGTGTAGCCTTTGAGAGTGGCCGTTGGCTGCTGTGGTGTTCCTAGCGCATGTCCAAATGTCTTGTCCAGAAGCTTCCTCCTGCTGGCATGTCTCCATCATGGCTTCCACCACTCAGAAAGTGAAAGCGTACACCACTCCCACGACCACAATGTTCCCTATGGTGGCGGTGATTGCAATCCAAAGCCAGATGGCGTCGCGGGACATGGGCTCCCGCTCCGGCTGGTCATGGGCCGCCATAGAGGCGGCGTGGACGCTGGCCGAGGAGTTGAAAAGTGAGTGGTCCGTGCTGTCGTCATCATTGGGCGAGTCCATGAAGGCCCCCGCCATGACCGACTGAAAGAGAAAACGAAGCGCATTCAACTCAGAGGGACAAATATCGGAGTTTTGCACAGTGCTTTAGTCTTAGAATTACACTCATTTCATGTATAACTGGAAACAGTGCTTCCCTATCAATATAGTCCAGAGGCCTAATCTTCTTCTCCCTTTCGATATTCATTAACTATTCAGTTCATTTATCTCCTTTCCAACGTTATCTTGGACTTGAGAAAGTAAATAGTCTGAAAACCTTGATGCTATGGCTATGATTCATTGCGAATTCAGAACCCTTATCTAGAAAGGTAAAGCTATTTCAAATAGGCCATTGGAGCATATATATTAAGattatttgtaatacattaaAACGTTTTCATTGAAAGCTATCTACAATGAGCTACTGGAATGTCAATGTTATGCTTTCTCCAGTGATAGTATGGAACCTATAGATTACTACACCTACACATTCAGAACATAAACACAGTATCTCAATACTATCGACAGTAGGGAGGAGGATGGCATGACAGAATCCACTATTCTTATAAAATAATACACAGCTATACTCAGGTAGCCAAACCCCCAAAATACAATAGAGGGACAAGAAAAGTGTTCTCCTTCACACAGTGTATAGCCTATACAACACCCATACCAGAAAATGACAAATCTGTCACTTAGGGTCCCCTCTTacatgtggtcccgtgtggctcagttggtagagcttggcgcttgcaacgccaggtctgtgggttcgattcccacaggggagCAGATTGAAAATGGATgctgttgctctggataagagcgtctggtaAATGATGTGATTGATGAGGCTGCTACCTGTTTCTGTGAACCCCTTCTGTGGTGGTTAGTCTGTCACATGTGAAGGTACTTTTCAGTAGAGGGAAAGATGTATTTTGTGAACATTGTCTGATTGAAAATGCTAAATGAGAAAAAGGGCATGGAGTACCAGATCCTTTATGAGTGCCTTGTTTCCTGTGATTTCTTTAAGAATTGACCGTTTGCTCATTTATAGCAAATTCATGAGAAAGGGAGTTTGTGTATTGTACAGTAGGGGTATATTAAAAGTACAGCCAGAGTGACAGATTGAAGTCCCTAGAGacctgggcccgtatccacaaagtgtctcaggGTAGCAGTGCTGATCAGGGTCCAGTTTCATAAAACATCTGAAGTACATTTTCTCCTTATCTTTTCCCTTAAAGTTTCTTTAACTTTAAGTCAGTTACACAAACCATTTTTAAGGTGAATTTCCCCCTTAAATTAAGTTAACAAGttaaaacttcttgacgcacggatccctttagcgggatcattttcaccaacaaccgctgaattgcagagcgccaaatacaaaagaaattgctaaaaatatttataatcatgaaatcacaagtgcaatatagcaaaacacagcttagcttgttgttaatccacctgtcgtgtcagattttgaaaatatgctttacagcgaaagcaatccaagcatttgtgtgagtttatcgatcactagacaaaacattaagaacacctagcagccatgtagattggtcacgaaagccagaaaagcaataaaatgtatcgcttacctttgatgatcttcagatgtttgcattcacgagactcccagttacacaataaatgttccttttgttcgataaagataatttttatattaaaaaaatcaatttgtttggcgcgttatgttcagtattccacagccttaggcaggtcatcaaggcttgacgaatagtatctgtaaagttcgtagaaacatgtcaaacgtttttaataatcaatcctcaggttgttttgaacatcaataatcgataatatttcaaccggactgtaaactattcaatactggagagaaagaaaatgtcgagcaacgAGTGTCGCGCGCATCAACTAATGGAGGGACATCCGtgtatccactgacgcgttttgataaatctcgctcttTTTTcaaaaataaaagcttgaaactatgtctaaagactgttcacaccctgaggaagccacaggaaaaggaatctggttgatatctcTTTAAATGGatgaaaggcaggcaatggaaggGTGATctttcaaaataagagtcacttcctggttggatttcctcaggttttcgcctgcaaaatcagttctgttatactcacagacaatattttgacagttttggaaactttagtgttttctatcctactctatcaattatatgcatattctagcatctggacctgagaaatagtcagcttacaatgggaacgttatttttccaaacataaaagttctgccccctagcttcaagaggtgcCCATGAGGTCCCTTAAGTGCTTCATTCAGTATACTGTAGATGCCAATGTAAACAGCATTTATGGAGGTGAATGTTCCTTTCCTCTGACCTGGTTTCAAAAGGAAAACATCCACCAGCTAGCTAGGTACTTGGTTAAACCATGAAAGTTGCACtatctgttcactcatgactgcatggccaaggcacaactccaacaccatcattcattttgcagacgacacaacagtggtaggcctgatcaccaacaacgatgagacagcctatagggaggaggtcagagatctggccatgtggtgccagaataacaacctctcttTCAACGTgttcaagacaaaagagatgattgtggactacaggaaaaggaggcccGAGCACggcaccattctcatcgacggggctgtagtggagcaggttgagagcttcaagttccttggtgtccacatcaccatcaaactatcatggtacaaacacaccaagatagttgtgaagagggcacaacaaagcctattcccagGAGACTGTAAACATTTGGcaagggtcctcagatcctcaaacgttctacagctgcaccatcgagagcatcctgactggttgtattactgcctggtacaccaggcggtgtcaaaggaagaccctaaaatgttcaaagactccagccaccctagtcatagactgttctctttgctaccgcatggcaagcggtaccggagcgccaagtctaggtcaaaaaggcttcttaacagcttctacccccaagccataaaactcctgaacagctaatcaaatggctccccagactatttgcattgtcgtcgtcccccacaccccctcttttacactcctgctactctctggttattacctatgcatagtcactttaactctacctaaatgtacatattacctcaattacctcgactaactggtgcccccgcacattgactctgtgccggtaccccctgtatatagcctcgctactgttattttactgctgctctttcattatttttattatctattttttacctaacacttatttttcttaaaactgcactgttggttaagggcttataagtaagcatttcactgtaaggtctacacctgttgttttcggcgAATGTGACAAGTAAaaatttatttgatttgatttatccaTGGCTACAAAGCTAGCTACCTAGTTAGCTTGACATGCTGGAAAGTTATAGAAACAAGATGAGTAACTAAAATTATATTCTGAATCAATTTGTTTCTCCTGTCATGAATGTAAAAGACCTATTTTGCgatatcccaaaataaatgtgttcTTTTTAAGAAGACATTCAGTCAGTGAATCAGGTCGTCTCCATGATAACCAGAGACTCCACCTGTCCAAATAATCATATTAATTATAATCAGAAAGGCCAAACTTATCCTAGATCAGCCCTATTTTGATTTGCTTTTGGATAAGGGCCCTGATCAAAGAAAGGGCTGTAATGACTTTTCTGTAGATGTGTCTGTTTTTCAGGTTTCCACCTGACTGCTCCAGCTATTCACACCTCAATGAGAATCAATAGAGAGGAATTAAAGAGACAGCTCACCCACATGTCAAATGTATTTCATCTCATGCCCAGTGGGAAAGCTATGCAGTATTACATCTTAAGGATGTAACGTCATGGTTGTAAACTGGTTTTCTGGTTGAGAAGGTGTCAAATAATCAGGCTACCCGGAAGAAGGCGCTGCGTTACCGATATGTTGGTTATTAGGCTTACCCATTAAATTcggcatctgcggtgaaaggtggcagagctagagaggtgtttgtcagaccatgagacatcacaAAAATCGGTCTTGTCATTAAAACGtaaagtgccttcggaaagtattcagaccccttgactttttccacattttgttccgttacagccttattctaaaatggattaaatacaaaaaaggtcctcaatctacacacaattaccCATAATGATTTAGAAAAACAGGGttctagacatttttgct
This genomic interval carries:
- the LOC120019383 gene encoding uncharacterized protein C14orf132-like — its product is MDRDSAVLASGGSCFHHWGIRTEKSFDCAEQELTSHKGGRAKRPESVMAGAFMDSPNDDDSTDHSLFNSSASVHAASMAAHDQPEREPMSRDAIWLWIAITATIGNIVVVGVVYAFTF